From one Lysinibacillus sp. G4S2 genomic stretch:
- a CDS encoding DUF475 domain-containing protein: MEIIQGILSTYIQFFDWEMWKEVLTDPVSWGLISTLIIIEGLLSADNALVLAVLVKHLPNKQRKRALMYGMLGAYFFRFLFIGIGVYLVDFWFIKLLGALYLGWLCVAHFLQMGTEDSVKEVKKSGLMVRIFGTFWATVISVELMDIAFSIDAIFAAFAISNQIWILLIGGMLGILMMRTIAGLFLIIIEKIPELETAAFIIIGIIALKMLVSIIGVEVPHYMFFVVLIIVFSLTFLVHILKKLKVA, encoded by the coding sequence TTGGAAATCATTCAAGGAATTCTATCTACATACATTCAATTTTTCGATTGGGAAATGTGGAAAGAAGTTTTAACAGACCCCGTTTCTTGGGGGTTAATATCAACACTCATCATTATTGAAGGTTTACTTTCAGCAGATAATGCACTTGTCTTGGCTGTGTTGGTCAAACATTTACCAAACAAGCAACGTAAACGCGCATTAATGTATGGTATGTTAGGTGCTTACTTTTTCCGATTCTTGTTTATCGGAATAGGCGTTTATTTAGTAGATTTTTGGTTTATTAAATTGCTAGGAGCTTTGTATCTAGGTTGGCTTTGTGTCGCCCATTTTTTACAGATGGGGACAGAGGATAGTGTCAAGGAAGTCAAAAAATCAGGGTTGATGGTTCGTATCTTTGGAACGTTTTGGGCGACTGTTATTTCAGTAGAGTTAATGGATATTGCCTTTTCAATTGATGCGATTTTTGCCGCATTTGCGATTTCTAATCAAATTTGGATATTACTAATCGGGGGGATGCTAGGAATATTAATGATGAGAACCATTGCAGGCCTATTTTTAATCATAATTGAAAAAATACCAGAACTAGAGACGGCGGCATTTATTATTATCGGCATTATTGCGCTGAAAATGCTAGTTAGTATCATTGGTGTTGAAGTTCCACACTATATGTTCTTTGTCGTTCTCATTATTGTATTTTCTCTAACTTTCCTTGTTCATATTTTAAAGAAATTAAAAGTCGCTTAA
- the bshB2 gene encoding bacillithiol biosynthesis deacetylase BshB2, translated as MNLQPQRHILIVYPHPDDEAFSVSGTIAYYTKKMNTPVTYACLTLGEMGRNLGNPPFATRESLPEIRRKELIAAAEAMGIQDLRMLGFRDKTIEFEDDEKMVKLVEGLIEELMPSLIITFLPGFAVHPDHEATARAVVEAVRRMPKAARPQVLGCAFANDTIEKNGEPHVVYDIREMKTDKIKALQAHASQTAWMMQETEKRVDDGEPMSESWLNVEKFYIVNPDHYAK; from the coding sequence TTGAATTTACAACCACAACGTCATATTTTAATTGTTTACCCTCACCCAGATGATGAAGCATTTTCAGTATCTGGAACAATTGCCTACTATACAAAGAAAATGAATACTCCTGTTACATATGCCTGTTTAACTTTAGGGGAAATGGGTCGTAATTTAGGAAATCCACCTTTTGCTACACGTGAATCCTTGCCAGAAATTCGACGCAAGGAGCTGATCGCGGCAGCAGAGGCTATGGGAATACAAGATTTACGTATGCTTGGTTTCCGTGATAAAACGATTGAATTTGAAGACGATGAAAAAATGGTGAAGCTGGTTGAAGGTTTAATAGAGGAATTAATGCCTTCTCTTATCATTACATTCTTACCTGGTTTTGCAGTTCACCCTGACCATGAGGCAACAGCACGTGCCGTAGTAGAAGCTGTGCGTCGTATGCCAAAAGCTGCACGTCCACAAGTGTTAGGATGTGCCTTTGCAAATGATACCATTGAAAAAAATGGGGAGCCCCATGTTGTCTACGATATTCGTGAAATGAAGACGGATAAAATTAAAGCATTACAAGCACATGCGTCCCAAACTGCTTGGATGATGCAAGAAACTGAAAAACGCGTTGATGACGGTGAGCCAATGAGCGAAAGCTGGTTGAATGTTGAAAAGTTCTATATCGTGAACCCTGACCACTATGCAAAATAA
- a CDS encoding YojF family protein, with the protein MQEVQVKTLQELLNSFANKDVYIHLETTNGSYAAHFDEKFFNAGAFIRNAKINYELAKVVDDSPHRVGLKMAHGWVYAQGITHFELDDLGRLLMAGLDYSGKLAIALEISETPFTY; encoded by the coding sequence GTGCAAGAAGTACAAGTAAAAACGTTGCAGGAATTATTAAATTCTTTCGCCAACAAAGACGTTTATATTCATCTTGAGACGACGAACGGTTCTTATGCAGCACACTTTGATGAGAAATTTTTTAATGCAGGTGCTTTTATTCGCAATGCCAAGATCAACTATGAGCTTGCTAAAGTGGTAGATGATTCACCCCATCGTGTCGGATTAAAAATGGCGCATGGCTGGGTTTATGCTCAAGGCATCACACATTTTGAATTAGATGATTTAGGCCGTTTATTAATGGCTGGGCTTGACTACTCTGGTAAATTGGCGATAGCACTAGAAATTAGCGAAACGCCATTTACTTATTAA
- a CDS encoding magnesium transporter: MSFCSFIATNYEMPELKTKAKYITVKEAIGLEIKPHELVPWEKMDPNAKILFVGNEDDLNELVIKKDAYYDVSGYTSYPFIYEVNFIYSELRAKQLLEYLKENIREGQILELWRVWVGHDDNEINIPYIRCHYEELSLIHLVQMYNWNHEKYKEQYCIVLER; this comes from the coding sequence ATGAGTTTTTGTTCATTTATAGCAACAAATTATGAAATGCCAGAATTAAAAACAAAAGCAAAGTATATTACTGTTAAGGAAGCTATTGGATTAGAAATAAAACCACATGAGTTGGTACCTTGGGAGAAGATGGACCCTAATGCCAAAATATTATTTGTTGGAAATGAAGATGACTTAAATGAATTGGTCATTAAAAAGGACGCTTACTATGATGTAAGTGGATATACAAGTTATCCATTCATTTATGAAGTGAATTTTATCTATTCGGAATTGAGGGCAAAGCAATTACTGGAGTACCTAAAAGAAAATATTAGAGAAGGACAGATATTAGAGCTATGGAGAGTATGGGTTGGTCATGACGATAATGAAATAAATATACCGTATATTAGATGTCACTATGAAGAATTATCTCTAATCCATCTGGTACAAATGTACAATTGGAACCATGAAAAATATAAAGAACAATATTGTATAGTATTAGAAAGATAA
- a CDS encoding acyl-CoA thioesterase, with translation MDVNKGSKYCRESRVMRTSRVFPNDVNNHNTLFGGRLMSDIDQVASISAAKHSRRDSVTASTDSVDFLHPIRPTDSVYFESYVTWTGTSSMEVFVKVIAENLKTGERKVAATAFLTFVALDENNKPAPVPRVIPETVEETKLHETASERAKARAERKKESKALAQFISMNDPWDITGSK, from the coding sequence ATGGATGTGAATAAAGGCTCTAAATATTGTAGAGAATCAAGAGTTATGCGTACAAGTCGAGTTTTTCCGAATGATGTTAACAATCATAATACACTGTTTGGCGGTCGATTAATGAGTGATATCGATCAGGTAGCTTCAATTTCAGCTGCTAAGCATAGTCGTAGAGATTCCGTGACAGCCTCAACGGATTCTGTCGATTTCCTACATCCAATTCGCCCAACTGATTCTGTATACTTCGAGTCTTATGTAACATGGACAGGAACGTCTTCAATGGAGGTTTTCGTAAAGGTCATTGCTGAAAATTTGAAAACAGGAGAACGAAAGGTAGCAGCAACAGCATTTTTAACCTTTGTCGCATTAGATGAAAATAATAAACCAGCCCCAGTTCCACGCGTCATCCCTGAAACAGTAGAGGAGACAAAGCTACATGAAACTGCATCTGAACGAGCAAAGGCGCGTGCAGAGCGTAAAAAAGAAAGTAAGGCATTGGCTCAATTCATTTCGATGAACGATCCATGGGATATTACCGGCTCGAAATGA
- the thiD gene encoding bifunctional hydroxymethylpyrimidine kinase/phosphomethylpyrimidine kinase: MALKKTLTIAGSDTSGGAGMQADLKTFQEHGTYGMVALTVVVTMDPNGWAHNVTPLPTELLQKQIDTALSTGIDAIKTGMLSTEEIIRIAGDAISKSGTPNVVIDPVMVCKGDDEVLNPGNTDAMIQHLLPLATVTTPNLFEAGQLAGTGTPKTIEEMKIAARKIHELGAKAVVIKGGKALATEKATDLFFDGEKFYLLESEKIESTYNHGAGCTFAASVTANLANGLSVPEAVIEAKEFVSAAIAHGWALNDYVGPVTHGAKSRFGAPQVTVTEI, encoded by the coding sequence ATGGCTCTTAAAAAAACTTTAACGATTGCTGGTTCAGATACATCAGGCGGCGCAGGTATGCAAGCCGATCTTAAAACATTCCAAGAACATGGAACATATGGCATGGTGGCATTAACGGTTGTCGTAACAATGGATCCAAACGGTTGGGCACATAATGTAACTCCATTGCCAACCGAGCTTTTACAAAAGCAAATCGATACGGCTCTTTCAACAGGCATTGACGCAATAAAAACTGGTATGCTGTCAACTGAAGAAATCATTCGTATCGCTGGTGATGCTATCTCAAAATCTGGTACACCAAATGTTGTTATTGACCCTGTAATGGTATGTAAAGGGGACGATGAAGTATTAAACCCTGGTAACACAGATGCGATGATTCAACATCTTTTACCATTGGCTACAGTGACAACACCAAACCTGTTTGAGGCTGGACAATTAGCAGGAACTGGAACTCCAAAAACAATCGAAGAGATGAAAATAGCAGCTCGTAAAATTCATGAGCTAGGTGCTAAAGCTGTTGTCATTAAAGGCGGAAAAGCGTTAGCTACTGAAAAAGCAACCGACTTATTCTTCGACGGTGAAAAATTCTACTTATTAGAATCTGAAAAAATCGAATCTACTTATAACCATGGGGCTGGCTGTACATTTGCTGCTTCTGTGACAGCAAACCTTGCAAACGGTCTTTCAGTGCCAGAGGCTGTTATCGAAGCAAAAGAATTTGTATCAGCTGCAATTGCTCACGGTTGGGCATTAAATGACTATGTCGGTCCAGTTACGCACGGTGCAAAATCTCGATTTGGCGCACCACAAGTAACAGTGACAGAAATTTAA
- a CDS encoding uracil-DNA glycosylase, whose protein sequence is MKEVFPNDWQAILADELEKTYYTKLSQFLAHEYSTQTIYPPMNDVMNAFSTSAYQDVKVVILGQDPYHGSNQAHGLSFSVMPGIPHPPSLRNMLQELQDDLGYAIPQNGTLTKWAEQGVMLLNTVLTVRAGQANSHKNQGWEQFTDAVIDKLASREQPIIFVLWGKPAQRKKQLIRKYSTPHFIIEAPHPSPLSAYRGFFGSKPYSKINAQLVEWGEQPIDWCLA, encoded by the coding sequence ATGAAAGAAGTATTCCCGAATGATTGGCAAGCAATACTTGCAGATGAATTAGAAAAAACATACTATACGAAGCTAAGTCAATTTCTAGCACATGAATATTCAACACAAACAATTTATCCACCAATGAATGATGTAATGAATGCATTTTCTACGTCAGCTTATCAAGATGTAAAGGTCGTGATTTTAGGTCAGGACCCATATCATGGATCCAACCAAGCACATGGATTAAGTTTTTCGGTCATGCCAGGAATTCCACATCCACCAAGCTTGCGAAATATGCTACAAGAATTACAAGATGATCTTGGGTATGCAATCCCTCAAAACGGTACATTAACAAAATGGGCGGAGCAAGGTGTAATGTTATTGAACACTGTATTAACTGTTCGAGCAGGTCAGGCGAATTCTCATAAAAATCAAGGCTGGGAGCAATTTACGGATGCTGTTATCGATAAGTTAGCATCAAGAGAACAACCAATTATTTTTGTGCTTTGGGGCAAACCGGCACAACGAAAAAAACAATTAATTCGTAAATACTCAACGCCACATTTCATTATAGAAGCACCTCATCCGAGTCCACTTAGTGCTTATCGAGGATTTTTTGGCAGTAAGCCGTATTCGAAAATCAATGCACAGTTAGTGGAGTGGGGAGAGCAGCCAATTGATTGGTGTCTAGCTTAG
- a CDS encoding uracil-DNA glycosylase, with protein MKVNCFKCQYFKVTWDPQTPRACVAYGFKTKQIPSVVVKQSSGTDCLKFVPKAESGRMQ; from the coding sequence ATGAAGGTAAATTGTTTCAAATGTCAATATTTTAAAGTAACATGGGACCCACAAACTCCACGGGCCTGTGTAGCATATGGCTTTAAAACAAAGCAAATACCATCCGTTGTTGTTAAACAATCCTCGGGCACGGACTGTCTAAAATTTGTGCCAAAAGCAGAAAGTGGGAGAATGCAATGA
- a CDS encoding YwdI family protein, producing MIPYQAVIQQLEKQLSGVKNAGNEQQIREALTAIRALCDVVLDSPEGISKVQSKHLPQMLVSEPKQSNLYTAKIEEEDGANGDSIFDF from the coding sequence ATGATTCCTTATCAAGCCGTTATTCAACAACTTGAAAAACAACTATCTGGTGTCAAAAATGCTGGAAACGAACAGCAAATTCGTGAAGCATTAACAGCAATCCGAGCATTATGTGATGTGGTATTAGACTCACCTGAAGGCATTTCTAAAGTGCAGTCGAAACACTTGCCACAAATGCTGGTGTCAGAGCCGAAGCAATCAAATTTATATACTGCAAAAATTGAAGAAGAAGACGGAGCAAATGGCGATTCAATTTTTGACTTTTAA
- a CDS encoding DUF423 domain-containing protein, with product MKKFIVTGALHGFLAVALGAFGAHALKDVLDDYGRGIWETAVQYQMFQATAILIIGILMSSKLLGEVKQLNLAGIFFNLGIVFFSGSLYVLAISGIKILGAITPIGGVLFLVGWILIIVSALKHAR from the coding sequence ATGAAAAAATTTATTGTGACAGGTGCACTCCATGGCTTTTTAGCAGTGGCATTAGGTGCATTCGGTGCACATGCTTTAAAAGATGTTCTAGACGATTATGGTCGCGGGATTTGGGAAACAGCAGTGCAGTACCAGATGTTTCAAGCCACTGCTATACTTATCATTGGTATATTGATGAGCTCCAAACTACTAGGTGAAGTCAAGCAGTTAAATTTAGCTGGAATCTTTTTTAACCTAGGTATTGTCTTCTTTTCAGGAAGCTTGTATGTACTGGCAATCAGCGGCATTAAAATTCTAGGTGCAATCACACCAATTGGTGGAGTACTATTTTTAGTTGGATGGATTCTAATTATAGTATCTGCCCTGAAACATGCTCGATAA
- a CDS encoding M20 family metallopeptidase, whose product MEKLFTLLDNNYEEMVAIRRHLHEYPELSFEEVKTPAYIAAFHRALGHEVREHVGERGIVATLRGGKPGKTVALRADFDALAIQEENDVPYKSKIDGKMHACGHDGHTATLLGLAKALNAMKDDIAGNVVFIHQHAEEIAPGGAKPMIEDGCLEGVDVIFGTHLWAPTPLGNILVRDGAIMAAADKVEITIQGKGGHGAEPHHSIDAVALASQFVVNAQQLVSRRIDPLKSAVLTIGHFEAINPFNVIAERVILSGTVRTFEEQVRKQMEQELEAVLNATCLAFGASYEYRYTRGYPPVYNHVKETEFIAQLAADVPGVENVITCSPFMIGEDFAYYLENVPGTFFFTGAKKPEWEVAYPHHHARFDFDERAMLIAAKTLGKATLQYLQENQ is encoded by the coding sequence ATGGAAAAGCTTTTTACTTTACTAGATAATAACTACGAAGAAATGGTAGCGATTCGTCGTCATCTACATGAATATCCAGAGTTGTCCTTTGAGGAAGTGAAAACACCTGCGTATATAGCTGCTTTTCATCGAGCGTTAGGACATGAGGTTCGGGAGCATGTAGGTGAACGTGGTATTGTTGCAACATTACGTGGTGGGAAGCCAGGAAAAACAGTAGCCTTGCGAGCTGATTTTGATGCGTTAGCGATACAGGAAGAAAATGATGTTCCTTATAAATCAAAAATAGATGGCAAAATGCATGCATGTGGACATGATGGTCATACGGCAACATTACTGGGGCTTGCTAAGGCACTCAATGCAATGAAGGATGATATTGCGGGTAATGTAGTATTTATTCATCAACATGCGGAAGAAATTGCACCAGGTGGAGCGAAGCCTATGATTGAAGATGGCTGTCTAGAAGGGGTAGACGTTATTTTCGGTACACATTTATGGGCACCAACGCCACTTGGGAATATATTGGTGAGAGATGGAGCAATTATGGCCGCTGCGGATAAAGTGGAAATTACGATCCAAGGCAAAGGTGGTCATGGTGCGGAGCCACATCATTCTATTGATGCTGTTGCCCTTGCGTCACAGTTTGTTGTCAATGCTCAGCAGCTTGTATCTCGACGCATAGATCCATTAAAATCAGCCGTTTTAACAATTGGTCATTTTGAGGCGATTAATCCTTTCAATGTAATTGCTGAACGAGTAATACTATCAGGGACAGTCCGTACTTTTGAGGAGCAGGTGCGTAAACAGATGGAGCAAGAGCTTGAGGCAGTATTAAATGCCACTTGTCTAGCTTTTGGCGCAAGCTATGAATATCGTTATACTAGAGGCTATCCACCTGTTTATAATCATGTGAAAGAAACAGAATTTATTGCACAGCTTGCAGCAGATGTACCAGGAGTAGAAAATGTTATAACGTGTTCACCATTTATGATAGGTGAGGACTTTGCGTATTATTTAGAGAATGTACCAGGTACATTTTTCTTCACTGGTGCCAAAAAGCCTGAGTGGGAAGTGGCATATCCACATCATCATGCACGCTTTGACTTTGACGAACGCGCAATGTTAATTGCTGCCAAAACATTAGGGAAAGCAACATTACAGTATTTACAAGAAAATCAATAG
- the gerQ gene encoding spore coat protein GerQ codes for MMPYYWTPTTQQQMTPPPPAANPSTLPVREQSYIENILRLNRGKPGTFHFSFEHAIEQGQNTKIVRGVVEAAGRDHVILRELKSNHRFLFPMIYFDYAEYDEEMAYFNQNP; via the coding sequence ATGATGCCTTATTATTGGACACCGACAACGCAACAACAAATGACTCCCCCTCCTCCAGCAGCAAATCCAAGCACACTACCTGTACGTGAGCAATCTTATATTGAAAACATTTTACGGTTGAATCGCGGAAAACCCGGTACTTTCCATTTTTCTTTCGAGCACGCCATTGAACAAGGCCAAAACACAAAAATTGTGCGAGGTGTTGTAGAAGCTGCAGGTCGGGATCATGTTATTTTACGTGAACTCAAATCGAATCATCGTTTCCTATTCCCAATGATTTACTTTGATTATGCTGAATATGATGAGGAAATGGCTTATTTTAATCAAAATCCATAG
- the hemQ gene encoding hydrogen peroxide-dependent heme synthase — MNEAAITLDGWYALHDFRSIDWASWKLVSAEERQAAVEEFIAYLEKLNEADIAKTGAHAFYAIVGQKADFMIMTLRETMDELQELEADFNKLAIADFTIPTYSYVSVVELSNYLAGDSDEDPYQNPHVRARLYPELPRAKHVCFYPMDKRRQGNDNWYMLSMDDRKSLMRSHGMIGRGYAGKVKQIITGSVGFDDHEWGVTLFADDVLQFKKLVYEMRFDEVSARYGEFGAFFVGNLLDNEKLAKFLTV; from the coding sequence ATGAATGAAGCAGCAATTACTTTAGATGGTTGGTACGCTTTGCATGATTTCCGCTCAATCGACTGGGCTTCATGGAAACTAGTTTCTGCTGAAGAACGTCAAGCAGCAGTAGAAGAATTCATTGCTTATTTAGAAAAATTAAACGAGGCTGATATCGCTAAAACTGGTGCTCATGCATTTTATGCAATCGTTGGTCAAAAAGCTGACTTTATGATTATGACATTACGTGAAACAATGGATGAGCTACAAGAGCTTGAAGCTGACTTCAATAAATTAGCGATTGCTGATTTTACAATTCCTACATATTCATATGTATCTGTTGTAGAGCTTTCTAACTATTTAGCAGGCGATTCAGACGAAGATCCATACCAAAATCCACATGTGCGTGCTCGTCTATATCCTGAACTTCCACGTGCTAAGCATGTTTGCTTCTATCCAATGGATAAGCGTCGTCAAGGCAATGATAACTGGTATATGCTTTCAATGGATGACCGCAAATCTCTAATGCGTTCTCACGGTATGATTGGTCGTGGCTATGCTGGTAAAGTTAAACAAATTATTACTGGTTCTGTTGGCTTCGACGATCACGAATGGGGCGTAACATTATTTGCTGATGACGTATTACAATTCAAAAAATTAGTATATGAAATGCGTTTCGATGAAGTTTCAGCTCGCTACGGTGAGTTTGGTGCATTCTTCGTTGGTAACCTTCTTGATAATGAAAAACTAGCGAAATTCTTAACTGTCTAA
- a CDS encoding lipoate--protein ligase family protein: MKSILQQPIWRFYDQSISAKQRSPLESFATDDTLCQLVGQLASPPTIRTWVHDASVVLGIQDHRLPYVQHGMDLLKTRGYHPIVRNSGGLAVVLDEGVLNISVVLSEQTETLSINDGYDVMVALVKGLFPEVADQIEAYEIVGSYCPGSYDLSIEGKKFAGISQRRLRQGVAVQIYLCIEGSGSERAALIRDFYEESLRGEETKFTYPNIVPDVMASLSELIDASLTVEGVVIRLQQLLHNLAEEIRFESFGDEELTLYAFYLQRVLERNKKMLEPK, from the coding sequence ATGAAAAGTATATTACAACAGCCGATTTGGCGTTTTTACGATCAATCCATTAGCGCAAAGCAAAGATCGCCACTTGAATCCTTTGCAACAGACGATACTTTATGTCAGCTAGTTGGGCAATTAGCCTCTCCGCCAACTATTCGTACATGGGTACATGATGCATCTGTTGTGCTCGGTATTCAGGATCACCGTTTACCATATGTGCAGCACGGTATGGACTTGCTTAAGACACGTGGTTATCATCCTATAGTACGCAATTCAGGCGGATTAGCAGTTGTCCTTGATGAAGGGGTACTGAATATTTCCGTTGTTTTATCTGAACAAACGGAAACGCTAAGCATTAATGATGGCTATGATGTAATGGTAGCCCTAGTAAAAGGATTATTCCCTGAAGTAGCGGATCAAATTGAAGCCTATGAAATTGTAGGTTCCTATTGTCCGGGCTCCTATGATTTGAGTATTGAAGGAAAGAAATTTGCTGGTATTTCTCAGAGACGCTTACGCCAAGGAGTAGCAGTGCAAATATATTTATGTATTGAAGGAAGCGGTTCAGAACGAGCTGCACTCATTCGCGACTTTTATGAAGAAAGTCTAAGAGGAGAGGAAACCAAATTCACATACCCTAACATTGTCCCTGATGTGATGGCGTCACTATCCGAACTTATTGATGCATCATTAACAGTGGAAGGTGTTGTTATTCGTTTACAGCAACTTCTTCACAATCTGGCCGAAGAAATTCGTTTTGAGTCTTTTGGTGATGAAGAACTGACGTTATATGCATTCTATTTACAACGTGTTTTAGAACGTAATAAGAAAATGCTCGAACCAAAGTGA